The Parashewanella tropica genome window below encodes:
- a CDS encoding cupin domain-containing protein, with the protein MSHQKNTDLSRFCFESTEDMAWESSPSTSVFRKRLHLSGEKESGRVTSMVQYLPNSHFPSHPHPDGEEIFVLEGTFSDEHGDWSAGSYLLNPEGIEHQPFSKEGCTIFVKLRQYSGVGRKQLQLDTKELTWQPTSNSQVQTKLLYQQKGFIDITRLEKWGADTQLEKRSYQEGAEIYVISGSLYDENGTYPKGSWLRFPKNYCHIPATEEGCTIYIKTGGIEYIK; encoded by the coding sequence ATGTCTCATCAAAAAAATACTGATTTATCCCGTTTTTGTTTCGAAAGCACTGAAGATATGGCTTGGGAATCAAGCCCGAGTACTTCAGTCTTTCGAAAGCGACTTCACCTTTCTGGCGAAAAAGAATCAGGACGGGTGACTTCAATGGTTCAATACTTACCAAACTCGCACTTTCCTTCGCACCCTCATCCTGACGGAGAAGAAATTTTTGTGTTGGAAGGTACATTTTCTGATGAACATGGCGATTGGTCTGCTGGCTCTTATTTATTAAACCCTGAGGGGATTGAGCATCAACCTTTTTCAAAAGAAGGCTGTACTATCTTTGTAAAGCTTCGCCAATATTCAGGTGTCGGTAGAAAACAGCTTCAACTAGATACAAAAGAATTAACTTGGCAACCAACATCAAACTCTCAAGTTCAGACTAAGTTGTTATATCAACAAAAAGGCTTTATTGATATTACTCGGCTTGAAAAGTGGGGGGCGGATACTCAGTTGGAGAAACGAAGCTATCAAGAAGGTGCTGAAATTTATGTTATTTCGGGCAGTTTGTATGATGAAAACGGTACATACCCTAAAGGCAGTTGGCTGCGATTTCCTAAGAATTATTGTCATATACCAGCAACGGAAGAGGGCTGTACTATTTACATAAAGACAGGTGGAATCGAATACATTAAATAG
- a CDS encoding IS3 family transposase (programmed frameshift) codes for MTNPDPTYIKRTQRDYSLGFKLQVVAAVEKGDMTYKQAQKIYGIQGRSTVLTWLRKHGKLDWCQPPKITMSKSPKAKETPAQKIKRLERELKDEKLRNLLLNEVVDIIDAEHGIGLRKKLNSQGARNLQVQKQVSLSKACKLLGMTRQSIYQREYRDKKRAIMLAPVKNMVLALRRFMPRLGGRKLYYLLKPQLMEEGIKLGRDGLFDYLREEHLLIQPKRSYRKTTNSKHWMKKHPNLLKDYTPQRAEEVLVSDITYVESDDGVHYLSLVTDAYSRKIMGYELSDGMKATDVVKALDMAVSHRCYRRNAIHHSDRGLQYCSAIYQNKLKQNNIIPSMTDGYDCYQNALAERVNGILKQEFLVYQCKNIDELKLLIDESIAIYNDMRPHLSLEMKTPNQVHKKIQEQMLLDLH; via the exons ATGACAAACCCAGATCCTACCTATATAAAACGTACACAACGTGATTATTCATTAGGCTTTAAATTGCAGGTTGTTGCAGCTGTTGAAAAAGGTGATATGACCTATAAGCAAGCTCAAAAAATCTATGGTATCCAAGGTCGCTCAACAGTACTTACATGGTTGAGAAAACACGGTAAGCTAGATTGGTGTCAACCACCGAAAATAACCATGTCTAAATCACCTAAAGCCAAAGAAACACCAGCTCAAAAGATTAAGCGCTTAGAGCGAGAGTTGAAGGATGAAAAGTTACGTAACCTATTACTTAATGAAGTCGTCGATATTATTGATGCTGAACATGGTATAGGGTTGCGAAAAAAGCTTA ATAGCCAAGGAGCAAGAAACCTTCAGGTACAAAAGCAAGTAAGTTTAAGCAAGGCTTGTAAGCTTCTTGGCATGACGAGGCAATCAATTTATCAAAGGGAATATAGAGATAAAAAACGGGCTATCATGTTAGCTCCAGTAAAAAATATGGTGCTAGCGTTACGGCGATTTATGCCACGATTAGGCGGTAGGAAACTGTACTATCTTCTGAAGCCTCAACTTATGGAGGAAGGCATAAAGCTCGGGCGAGATGGCCTATTCGACTATCTGAGGGAAGAACACCTGCTAATTCAACCCAAGCGTAGTTATAGGAAAACGACTAACAGTAAGCATTGGATGAAAAAGCATCCGAATTTGTTAAAGGATTACACGCCACAAAGAGCTGAAGAAGTCTTGGTAAGTGATATCACTTATGTGGAAAGTGATGATGGTGTGCATTATCTCTCGCTTGTCACTGACGCTTATAGTCGAAAAATAATGGGCTATGAATTAAGTGATGGAATGAAAGCGACAGACGTGGTTAAAGCGCTAGATATGGCTGTTAGCCATAGGTGTTATAGACGTAACGCAATTCATCACTCAGACAGAGGGTTACAATATTGCTCTGCTATTTATCAGAATAAACTTAAGCAAAATAATATAATACCCTCAATGACTGATGGTTATGACTGCTATCAAAATGCACTCGCAGAGAGGGTGAATGGTATACTGAAGCAGGAGTTCCTTGTATATCAATGTAAAAATATTGATGAATTAAAGTTGCTCATCGATGAATCAATAGCGATATACAACGATATGAGACCGCATTTAAGTTTAGAGATGAAAACACCGAACCAAGTGCATAAAAAAATCCAAGAGCAAATGCTCTTGGATTTACATTAA
- a CDS encoding DUF885 domain-containing protein: MVKKIFKWSGISLAVLIGIGGSIAAHEWYADKPFKLRSLLDREMVKIAFESPETLTSLGFLEFVGIKGHNAELDDDRPQVLEEMFDKARKIRVLVEQYDDADLNENDQLSKEITLYLLDFLDSSYEYRHHNYPVNQLFGLQNNFPSFMEAQHQVTSIEDADNYISRLNKVPVKFSQNLEGLKIREQKQIIPPKFVIERVLEEMNGFVSTPIEENILYSSLKEKPDKIDNLDPIEKRRVLAEANKAIETSVYRAYQDLIDYFTALTPKATTDDGLWKLPGGDKAYQQALAFFTTTDVPS; encoded by the coding sequence ATGGTTAAAAAGATTTTTAAGTGGTCTGGAATAAGTTTGGCGGTACTTATTGGTATTGGTGGCAGTATTGCTGCCCATGAATGGTATGCCGATAAGCCTTTTAAATTACGGTCATTACTCGACAGAGAAATGGTTAAAATCGCTTTTGAAAGCCCTGAAACTCTGACCTCTTTAGGCTTTTTAGAGTTTGTTGGAATTAAGGGACATAATGCAGAATTAGACGACGACCGCCCTCAAGTTCTGGAGGAGATGTTTGATAAAGCTAGGAAAATCCGTGTACTGGTCGAGCAATATGATGACGCAGATCTTAACGAGAACGACCAACTGTCTAAAGAAATCACTTTATACCTTTTGGATTTTTTAGATTCTTCTTACGAGTACCGTCACCACAACTACCCTGTAAACCAACTGTTTGGTCTGCAAAATAACTTCCCTAGCTTTATGGAGGCTCAACACCAAGTAACCAGCATTGAAGATGCAGATAATTACATTTCTCGCTTAAACAAAGTCCCTGTTAAGTTCTCTCAAAACCTTGAGGGGTTAAAAATTAGGGAGCAAAAGCAAATCATTCCTCCTAAGTTCGTTATTGAGCGTGTACTAGAAGAAATGAATGGCTTTGTGTCTACACCTATCGAAGAAAACATTCTCTATTCTTCGTTGAAAGAAAAGCCGGATAAAATTGATAACCTCGACCCAATAGAAAAACGCAGAGTGTTAGCTGAGGCGAATAAAGCCATCGAAACCAGCGTTTATCGTGCGTATCAGGATTTGATTGACTACTTTACTGCGCTAACTCCCAAAGCAACTACGGATGACGGTTTGTGGAAGCTACCCGGAGGGGATAAAGCCTATCAACAGGCGCTGGCTTTCTTTACCACTACAGATGTCCCGTCCTGA